The proteins below come from a single Salvelinus fontinalis isolate EN_2023a chromosome 1, ASM2944872v1, whole genome shotgun sequence genomic window:
- the LOC129847960 gene encoding charged multivesicular body protein 2a-like, protein MEFLFGKRKTPEEMLRQNQRALTRAMRDLDRERQRLEQQEKKIIADIKKMAKQGQMDAVKIMAKDLVRTRHYVKKFIMMKANIQAVSLKIQTLKSNNSMAQAMKGVTKAMATMNRQMKLPQIQKIMMEFERQSEIMDMKEEMMNDAIDDAMGDEDDEEESDAVVSQVLDELGLNLSDELSNLPSTGGSLSVAGGKKAEPQPALADADADLEERLNNLRRD, encoded by the exons ATGGAGTTCCTGTTTGGGAAGAGGAAGACCCCGGAGGAGATGTTGAGGCAAAACCAGAGGGCACTGACTCGGGCCATGAGAGATCTGGACAGAGAGCGACAAAGACTGGAGCAGCAGGAGAAGAAAATCATAGCTGACATTAAGAAAATGGCCAAACAGGGACAGATG GATGCTGTGAAGATCATGGCGAAGGACTTGGTTCGTACAAGACACTATGTGAAGAAATTCATTATGATGAAGGCAAATATCCAAGCAGTCAGTCTAAAGATCCAGACCCTCAAGTCAAACAACAGCATGGCACAAGCAATGAAAGGTGTCACCAAAGCAATGGCTACCATGAACAGACAG ATGAAGTTGCCACAGATTCAGAAGATCATGATGGAGTTTGAGCGACAGAGTGAGATCATGGACATGAAGGAGGAGATGATGAATGATGCCATAGACGATGCCATgggtgatgaggatgatgaagaAGAGAG TGATGCTGTTGTGTCCCAAGTGTTGGACGAGCTGGGTCTCAATCTCTCTGACGAACTCTCAA ATCTGCCATCCACGGGAGGTAGCCTCTCTGTAGCAGGTGGGAAGAAAGCTGAACCCCAGCCAGCCCTGGCAGATGCAGATGCTGACCTTGAGGAGAGACTGAATAACCTCAGGAGAGACTGA